A single Bacteroidota bacterium DNA region contains:
- a CDS encoding RidA family protein codes for MKKIVNIKNAPKPIGPYSQAVLVNNTLFVSGQIPIDPFTGKLVDTNIEAQTTQVLENIKAILKEAKMGMDNVVKASIFLSDLNNFKAINEIYATYFSSNPPARETIEVARLPMDVDIEMSVIAVG; via the coding sequence ATGAAGAAAATCGTAAATATAAAAAATGCACCTAAGCCAATAGGACCTTACAGTCAAGCTGTTTTAGTAAATAACACATTATTTGTTTCAGGGCAAATCCCTATTGACCCTTTTACAGGAAAACTTGTTGATACGAATATTGAAGCTCAAACGACACAGGTGTTGGAAAATATAAAAGCAATATTGAAAGAAGCAAAAATGGGAATGGATAATGTTGTTAAAGCTTCAATTTTTCTTTCCGATCTTAACAACTTTAAAGCTATAAATGAAATATATGCAACATATTTTTCAAGCAATCCACCAGCAAGGGAAACAATAGAAGTTGCTCGTCTCCCGATGGATGTAGATATTGAAATGTCCGTAATTGCAGTAGGATAA